Proteins encoded by one window of Scatophagus argus isolate fScaArg1 chromosome 4, fScaArg1.pri, whole genome shotgun sequence:
- the card9 gene encoding caspase recruitment domain-containing protein 9 isoform X1, which yields MEGVCEDDICWLQLDDFRMLLIKTIEPSRITPYLRQCQVISAEDEEQLFNDPTLVIRRRKVGALLDILQRTGIKGYTAFLESLELDYPQLYSRITGKEPNKTFSILIDTAGESGLTQFLMSELSRLQRALQDERRRRQQACSVAKEQEVWSRQQQLRDRELRKLTERVQKVREERDRLSEEVKQLRDHNYSLMADINTLSQEKSNALLANRDLQIEVERLKHTVLRAESQTRLLRRRTLRPLQEVETPASLAFISQSSRSLALPTETFFHPSRLEELKEEKQDRQQEEKKEEKKEESPAPLQMTLLATVFGLRKDLHRAEEQRAKSVEEKEELELHCTQLKGDARVYRQRNKQTLRQLEEVIRERDKALSSRAEQQEEVRLLLQEKDQYREQVRQLTEQSDRLELLLLRSQAEELQLRTRLRRLTCNTHQCERSVSSEEEEEQTENMAKGSSEEIRSGTSGENEEAVAAAALQKHDSPEGGAAECEQKPGTAASWEEEETDGCRTSKTRPNFFYRRKRAVRSKLGSKEYTAGNLDDSSGSDITDSD from the exons ATGGAAGGAGTGTGTGAGGACGAcatctgctggctgcagctcGACGACTTCAGGATGCTGCTCATCAAAACCATCGAACCCTCCAGAATAACCCCGTACCTCCGACAGTGTCAG GTGATCAGTgctgaggatgaggagcagcTCTTTAACGACCCGACTCTCGTCATCAGGAGAAGAAAAGTCG GAGCCCTGCTGGACATCCTGCAGAGGACGGGGATCAAAGGTTACACGGCCTTCCTAGAGAGTCTGGAGCTGGACTATCCTCAGCTGTACAGCCGCATCACCGGGAAGGAGCCCAACAAGACCTTCAGCATCCTCATTG ACACAGCAGGTGAGTCTGGTCTGACTCAGTTCCTGATGTCAGAGCTCAGTCGTCTGCAGAGGGCCCTGCAGGATGAGAGGAGGCGTCGTCAACAGGCCTGCTCCGTCGCTAAGGAACAG GAGGTGTGGTctcggcagcagcagctgagggaCCGTGAGCTGAGGAAGCTGACTGAGCGCGTGCAGAAGGTTCGGGAGGAGCGGGACCGCCTGAGCGAGGAGGTGAAGCAGCTCAGAGATCACAACTACAGTCTGATGGCCGACATCAACACTCTGAGCCAGGAGAAAAGCAACGCGCTGCTGGCCAACAGAGACCTGCAGATAGAG gtggagcGGCTGAAACACACCGTGCTGCGAGCTGAAAGTCAGACTCGACTGCTGAGACGACGAACGCTGAGGCCGCTGCAGGAGGTAGAGACGCCCGCTTCGCTTGCTTtcatcagccaatca AGCAGGAGTCTGGCTCTGCCCACAGAGACCTTCTTCCATCCCAGCAGACTGGAGGAgctgaaagaggagaaacaggacaggcagcaggaggagaaaaaggaggaaaagaaggaggagagtcCAGCTCCCCTTCAGATGACCCTTCTCGCTACAGTGTTTGGACTGAGGAAAGACCTCCACAGAGCCGAGGAGCAGAGAGCcaag AGcgtggaggagaaggaggagctggagctgcaCTGCACTCAGCTGAAGGGAGACGCCCGAGTGTACCGTCAacgaaacaaacaaaccctgagacagctggaggaggtgatcagagagagagacaag GCTCTGTCGTCACGGgcggagcagcaggaggaggtgcGTCTGCTCCTGCAGGAGAAGGATCAGTACAGAGAGCAGGTCAGACAGCTCACTGAGCAATCTGATAGGCTGGAGCTCCTCCTGCTGAGGTCACAGGCAGAGGAGCTACAACTGAGGACACGCCTCCGTAGACTCACCTGTAACACTCACCAG TGTGAGAGGAGTGTGagcagtgaggaagaggaggagcaaacAGAGAACATGGCTAAAG GCAGCAGTGAGGAGATCCGTAGCGGGACGTCGGGGGAGAATGAGGAGGCGGTGGCGGCAGCAGCGCTGCAAAAGCATGACTCTCCTGAGGGAGGCGCCGCTGAATGTGAACAGAAGCCCGGCACTGCTGCATCATGG gaggaggaggagacagacgGCTGTCGGACTTCCAAAACGCGACCAAACTTCTTTTACCGCAG GAAGCGAGCGGTCAGGTCCAAGCTCGGCTCTAAGGAGTACACAGCCGGTAACCTTGACGACAGCAGTGGCAGTGACATCACCGACTCTGACTGA
- the card9 gene encoding caspase recruitment domain-containing protein 9 isoform X2: protein MEGVCEDDICWLQLDDFRMLLIKTIEPSRITPYLRQCQVISAEDEEQLFNDPTLVIRRRKVGALLDILQRTGIKGYTAFLESLELDYPQLYSRITGKEPNKTFSILIDTAGESGLTQFLMSELSRLQRALQDERRRRQQACSVAKEQEVWSRQQQLRDRELRKLTERVQKVREERDRLSEEVKQLRDHNYSLMADINTLSQEKSNALLANRDLQIEVERLKHTVLRAESQTRLLRRRTLRPLQEVETPASLAFISQSSRSLALPTETFFHPSRLEELKEEKQDRQQEEKKEEKKEESPAPLQMTLLATVFGLRKDLHRAEEQRAKSVEEKEELELHCTQLKGDARVYRQRNKQTLRQLEEVIRERDKALSSRAEQQEEVRLLLQEKDQYREQVRQLTEQSDRLELLLLRSQAEELQLRTRLRRLTCNTHQCERSVSSEEEEEQTENMAKGSSEEIRSGTSGENEEAVAAAALQKHDSPEGGAAECEQKPGTAASWEEETDGCRTSKTRPNFFYRRKRAVRSKLGSKEYTAGNLDDSSGSDITDSD from the exons ATGGAAGGAGTGTGTGAGGACGAcatctgctggctgcagctcGACGACTTCAGGATGCTGCTCATCAAAACCATCGAACCCTCCAGAATAACCCCGTACCTCCGACAGTGTCAG GTGATCAGTgctgaggatgaggagcagcTCTTTAACGACCCGACTCTCGTCATCAGGAGAAGAAAAGTCG GAGCCCTGCTGGACATCCTGCAGAGGACGGGGATCAAAGGTTACACGGCCTTCCTAGAGAGTCTGGAGCTGGACTATCCTCAGCTGTACAGCCGCATCACCGGGAAGGAGCCCAACAAGACCTTCAGCATCCTCATTG ACACAGCAGGTGAGTCTGGTCTGACTCAGTTCCTGATGTCAGAGCTCAGTCGTCTGCAGAGGGCCCTGCAGGATGAGAGGAGGCGTCGTCAACAGGCCTGCTCCGTCGCTAAGGAACAG GAGGTGTGGTctcggcagcagcagctgagggaCCGTGAGCTGAGGAAGCTGACTGAGCGCGTGCAGAAGGTTCGGGAGGAGCGGGACCGCCTGAGCGAGGAGGTGAAGCAGCTCAGAGATCACAACTACAGTCTGATGGCCGACATCAACACTCTGAGCCAGGAGAAAAGCAACGCGCTGCTGGCCAACAGAGACCTGCAGATAGAG gtggagcGGCTGAAACACACCGTGCTGCGAGCTGAAAGTCAGACTCGACTGCTGAGACGACGAACGCTGAGGCCGCTGCAGGAGGTAGAGACGCCCGCTTCGCTTGCTTtcatcagccaatca AGCAGGAGTCTGGCTCTGCCCACAGAGACCTTCTTCCATCCCAGCAGACTGGAGGAgctgaaagaggagaaacaggacaggcagcaggaggagaaaaaggaggaaaagaaggaggagagtcCAGCTCCCCTTCAGATGACCCTTCTCGCTACAGTGTTTGGACTGAGGAAAGACCTCCACAGAGCCGAGGAGCAGAGAGCcaag AGcgtggaggagaaggaggagctggagctgcaCTGCACTCAGCTGAAGGGAGACGCCCGAGTGTACCGTCAacgaaacaaacaaaccctgagacagctggaggaggtgatcagagagagagacaag GCTCTGTCGTCACGGgcggagcagcaggaggaggtgcGTCTGCTCCTGCAGGAGAAGGATCAGTACAGAGAGCAGGTCAGACAGCTCACTGAGCAATCTGATAGGCTGGAGCTCCTCCTGCTGAGGTCACAGGCAGAGGAGCTACAACTGAGGACACGCCTCCGTAGACTCACCTGTAACACTCACCAG TGTGAGAGGAGTGTGagcagtgaggaagaggaggagcaaacAGAGAACATGGCTAAAG GCAGCAGTGAGGAGATCCGTAGCGGGACGTCGGGGGAGAATGAGGAGGCGGTGGCGGCAGCAGCGCTGCAAAAGCATGACTCTCCTGAGGGAGGCGCCGCTGAATGTGAACAGAAGCCCGGCACTGCTGCATCATGG gaggaggagacagacgGCTGTCGGACTTCCAAAACGCGACCAAACTTCTTTTACCGCAG GAAGCGAGCGGTCAGGTCCAAGCTCGGCTCTAAGGAGTACACAGCCGGTAACCTTGACGACAGCAGTGGCAGTGACATCACCGACTCTGACTGA
- the ccdc180 gene encoding coiled-coil domain-containing protein 180, translating to MSFKKPTSSFAWRLNISAGPPSPPPNLRRTSEPSAEPPSPPPNPPPSPPPDLRALRRTLRRALRRTSAEPPSPPPNPPPSPPPDLRALRRTSEPSAEPSAEPSAGPPSPPPNPPPSPPPNLRRTSEPSAEPPSPPPNPPPSPPPDLRALRRTSAGPPSPPPNPPPSPPPNLRRTSEPSAGPPPLSKRRTAAGRWLRHVSMCESRAVPSGKVYRQLFDAQVQLSRSLLAGRRDTRTNCLSAEDSNTLCSTTSRRFCPPSIRRQRSDEDEDVDDVSRLPDSVVVDHPSSDVVERLTETKRKRHEDALNQLEAELTELTQVCETQVRAVSVELLSSLREVELRLNTLKDRMEHLEHLEDVSLQEVCVLWEEVEEQVKMKKITAMELNHKLTKCETERTNKIRVVLRKYCHLLEKISFLLPPDVHTLIHNEATVLNQSLLANRRCLARLILLLQEENLQKESLLRLNWEDCLRRWRRIRVSEVIDHCRNLCSSEQDQRLVSVQQAVQDLKQTQGYLTEQRGDIISKICSLVPPSCSTALVSDWFKQLTEVNQQINSLHADFLHQLRCSYEQTWQDRLAEVQRSKEALSALQLSEEEVNNVVSSQLLTLVGRSQTRDEGRLAALDLCCESVDRHAFSLSRCVFVLMREAALLWETHKRRLERREEELQQHLDNLRGSQQQNIQRKKMHLDDLLAGLRQESNEDTLKTSLDKTVDYLQDLKRGYRRTQDANAHVESPQGPECVLCNDEGCL from the exons ATGTCG TTTAAGAAACCGACGAGCAGCTTCGCGTGGCGGCTGAACATCTCCGCCGGACCTCCGAGCCCTCCGCCGAACCTCCGCCGGACCTCCGAGCCCTCCGCCGAACCTCCGAGCCCTCCGCCGAACCCTCCGCCGAGCCCTCCGCCGGACCTCCGAGCCCTCCGCCGAACCCTCCGCCGAGCCCTCCGCCGAACCTCCGCCGAACCTCCGAGCCCTCCGCCGAACCCTCCGCCGAGCCCTCCGCCGGACCTCCGAGCCCTCCGCCGAACCTCCGAGCCCTCCGCCGAACCCTCCGCCGAGCCCTCCGCCGGACCTCCGAGCCCTCCGCCGAACCCTCCGCCGAGCCCTCCGCCGAACCTCCGCCGGACCTCCGAGCCCTCCGCCGAACCTCCGAGCCCTCCGCCGAACCCTCCGCCGAGCCCTCCGCCGGACCTCCGAGCCCTCCGCCGAACCTCCGCCGGACCTCCGAGCCCTCCGCCGAACCCTCCGCCGAGCCCTCCGCCGAACCTCCGCCGGACCTCCGAGCCCTCCGCCGGACCTCCGCCTCTTTCGAAGCGCCGGACAGCCGCCGGCCGCTGGCTAAGGCACGTTAGCATGTGTGAGAGCAGGGCGGTTCCGAGCGGAAAGGTGTACCGGCAGCTGTTCGACGCTCAG GTTCAGCTGTCCAGATCTTTGCTGGCTGGACGGAGAGACACGAGGACAAACTGTCTTTCTGCAGAAGACAGCAACACGCTCTGCAGTACAACCAGCAG GAGATtctgtcctccctccatcaGGAGACAGCGGtctgatgaggatgaggatgttGATGATGTCAGCAGACTTCCTGACTCTGTGG tggTCGATCATCCGAGCTCCGATGTGGTTGAACGACTGACAGAGACAAAACGCAAAAGACATGAAGATGCTCTGAATCAGCTGGAGGCAGAACTCACAGAGCTCACACAG gtgtgtgAGACTCAGGTGAGGGCTGTcagtgtggagctgctgtccTCTCTGCGGGAGGTGGAGCTCAGACTGAACACCCTGAAGGACAGAATGGAACACCTGGAACACCTGGAAGACGTGAGTCTGCAG gaagtgtgtgttctctgggaggaggtggaggagcaggtgaagatgaagaagatcaCAGCGATGGAGCTGAACCACAAACTGACCAAATGCGAGACTGAACGAACCAACAAG ATCAGAGTTGTGCTGAGGAAatactgccatctgctggagAAGATCAGCTTCCTGCTTCCACCTGATGTCCACACGCTGATCCACAACGAGGCCACG GTGTTGAATCAGTCTCTTCTGGCAAATCGTCGCTGCCTGGCTCGCCTAATCCTGCTCCTCCAGGAGGAGAACCTGCAGAAGGAGTCGCTCCTCCGTCTGAACTGGGAGGACTGTCTAAGACGCTGGAGGAGGATCAGGGTCAGCGAGGTTATCGACCACTGCAG GAAtctgtgcagcagtgagcaGGATCAGCGGCTGGTCTCAGTTCAGCAGGCGGTTCAGGACCTGAAACAGACTCAAGGATATCTGACAGAACAACGTGGAGACATCATCAGCAAGATCTG ctcTCTGGTCCCGCCCTCCTGCTCCACTGCTCTGGTCTCTGATTGGTTCAAGCAGCTGACAGAAGTCAATCAGCAAATCA acagtCTTCACGCCGACTTCCTCCATCAGCTGCGCTGTTCTTATGAACAGACGTGGCAGGATCGACTGGCTGAGGTGCAGCGATCGAAG GAGGCGctctcagctctgcagctgtcagaggaggaggtgaacaACGTCGTCAGCTCTCAGCTCCTCACGCTGGTTGGACGAAGCCAGACTCGGGATGAAGGGCGACTGGCGGCTTTAGAC ctgtgtTGTGAGTCTGTGGACCGTCATGCCTTCAGtctcagcaggtgtgtgtttgttctgatgAGAGAAGCAGCGTTGCTATGGGAGACACACAAACGGAGgttagagaggagagaagaagaactaCAGCAACACTTGGACAACCTCAGAGGctcacagcagcaaaatataCAG aggaagaagatgcaTCTGGACGACCTGCTGGCTGGACTCCGTCAGGAGAGCAATGAGGACACTCTGAAGACATCTCTGGACAAAACTGTCGACTACTTGCAGGACCTCAAACGCGGGTACCGCAGGACTCAGGATGCTAATGCTCATGTAGAGTCACCACAAGGACCAGAATGTGTTCTCTGTAACGACGAAGGATGTTTGTGA
- the card9 gene encoding caspase recruitment domain-containing protein 9 isoform X3, with protein sequence MEGVCEDDICWLQLDDFRMLLIKTIEPSRITPYLRQCQVISAEDEEQLFNDPTLVIRRRKVGALLDILQRTGIKGYTAFLESLELDYPQLYSRITGKEPNKTFSILIDTAGESGLTQFLMSELSRLQRALQDERRRRQQACSVAKEQEVWSRQQQLRDRELRKLTERVQKVREERDRLSEEVKQLRDHNYSLMADINTLSQEKSNALLANRDLQIEVERLKHTVLRAESQTRLLRRRTLRPLQESRSLALPTETFFHPSRLEELKEEKQDRQQEEKKEEKKEESPAPLQMTLLATVFGLRKDLHRAEEQRAKSVEEKEELELHCTQLKGDARVYRQRNKQTLRQLEEVIRERDKALSSRAEQQEEVRLLLQEKDQYREQVRQLTEQSDRLELLLLRSQAEELQLRTRLRRLTCNTHQCERSVSSEEEEEQTENMAKGSSEEIRSGTSGENEEAVAAAALQKHDSPEGGAAECEQKPGTAASWEEEETDGCRTSKTRPNFFYRRKRAVRSKLGSKEYTAGNLDDSSGSDITDSD encoded by the exons ATGGAAGGAGTGTGTGAGGACGAcatctgctggctgcagctcGACGACTTCAGGATGCTGCTCATCAAAACCATCGAACCCTCCAGAATAACCCCGTACCTCCGACAGTGTCAG GTGATCAGTgctgaggatgaggagcagcTCTTTAACGACCCGACTCTCGTCATCAGGAGAAGAAAAGTCG GAGCCCTGCTGGACATCCTGCAGAGGACGGGGATCAAAGGTTACACGGCCTTCCTAGAGAGTCTGGAGCTGGACTATCCTCAGCTGTACAGCCGCATCACCGGGAAGGAGCCCAACAAGACCTTCAGCATCCTCATTG ACACAGCAGGTGAGTCTGGTCTGACTCAGTTCCTGATGTCAGAGCTCAGTCGTCTGCAGAGGGCCCTGCAGGATGAGAGGAGGCGTCGTCAACAGGCCTGCTCCGTCGCTAAGGAACAG GAGGTGTGGTctcggcagcagcagctgagggaCCGTGAGCTGAGGAAGCTGACTGAGCGCGTGCAGAAGGTTCGGGAGGAGCGGGACCGCCTGAGCGAGGAGGTGAAGCAGCTCAGAGATCACAACTACAGTCTGATGGCCGACATCAACACTCTGAGCCAGGAGAAAAGCAACGCGCTGCTGGCCAACAGAGACCTGCAGATAGAG gtggagcGGCTGAAACACACCGTGCTGCGAGCTGAAAGTCAGACTCGACTGCTGAGACGACGAACGCTGAGGCCGCTGCAGGAG AGCAGGAGTCTGGCTCTGCCCACAGAGACCTTCTTCCATCCCAGCAGACTGGAGGAgctgaaagaggagaaacaggacaggcagcaggaggagaaaaaggaggaaaagaaggaggagagtcCAGCTCCCCTTCAGATGACCCTTCTCGCTACAGTGTTTGGACTGAGGAAAGACCTCCACAGAGCCGAGGAGCAGAGAGCcaag AGcgtggaggagaaggaggagctggagctgcaCTGCACTCAGCTGAAGGGAGACGCCCGAGTGTACCGTCAacgaaacaaacaaaccctgagacagctggaggaggtgatcagagagagagacaag GCTCTGTCGTCACGGgcggagcagcaggaggaggtgcGTCTGCTCCTGCAGGAGAAGGATCAGTACAGAGAGCAGGTCAGACAGCTCACTGAGCAATCTGATAGGCTGGAGCTCCTCCTGCTGAGGTCACAGGCAGAGGAGCTACAACTGAGGACACGCCTCCGTAGACTCACCTGTAACACTCACCAG TGTGAGAGGAGTGTGagcagtgaggaagaggaggagcaaacAGAGAACATGGCTAAAG GCAGCAGTGAGGAGATCCGTAGCGGGACGTCGGGGGAGAATGAGGAGGCGGTGGCGGCAGCAGCGCTGCAAAAGCATGACTCTCCTGAGGGAGGCGCCGCTGAATGTGAACAGAAGCCCGGCACTGCTGCATCATGG gaggaggaggagacagacgGCTGTCGGACTTCCAAAACGCGACCAAACTTCTTTTACCGCAG GAAGCGAGCGGTCAGGTCCAAGCTCGGCTCTAAGGAGTACACAGCCGGTAACCTTGACGACAGCAGTGGCAGTGACATCACCGACTCTGACTGA
- the LOC124057852 gene encoding coiled-coil domain-containing protein 180-like gives MNFLCVCVCVCVCSCSQCVSDQCQLLDRLPSLCLEELLSYSSSLSSFYHLNHTYTPSPEHLHNLHPSPSNLPQPEPSERKPEAMTGNQPISSQNDTDPAQPPQDWLTQAESPLLDLCDISSDVIFASSRGVVYSGPAFRCQAFDLPDHLQHETHLSLFPVELLTHTLSRMRTLFLDHLELHVQDVLSSAVATVTDRKEVVRLEQELQLKQLNPQYIQTHIYQTRLAELQIHRQRVDDHCEEVLNVLTSCRVELQELQASISRKNQEFTVLLSNMEHNVLTADSRKCVEAVSSTLQDYLDRHIKETQSCETAFRQTVQTRLRGVRDRTTQLLNSFRLFSEGGDFAPREVKSFQRRLREETKQISVTEESIQSELEVFESRSLQQVREASGRFEEKLSSLKSELNFTEEIQRVISSTQVHIKAEAASSNHQQSTIDSRLEDLRRTMDSSQVCPQQVCSVLSSVSEELLKRCQYLDFSLERRTAHPKPRKQVRSAPPPGLLQPSRTSVDLLCDPMVGVIKSLNRVCVIQDAAPEADERGQTAAGQGPVQHPHQRRPESVTAVRGCRSIRTERRFQAFGAEPEPEENTHSFSSTVRSLLWKANDVLLSVAEDFYRGERSGPGRFLLLPDTLDQWAESMQQRLLGYQEQARTFLSTSREELVNQLSVLDELRRLLPAVLISSHERQQEAELRVEVGGVRLKLEEKLAASEKEKRENVRQLRASLRDDELHALNSREELRQQQLHGTICCAHLELQECVRIRGEKLQTSLASLTQNLFYQLGSLLTPAETEAVTSPQHSGDSTFTTETDAGQKPHPVSRISSGISDFLPSTDSTADQSSSVTTATAASITMTRCTPGQLAVLEQRDAAVKRSEQLFRSELSQSHDDKQRRLRELQSWNTHWRQQIHTLTHTTLK, from the exons atgaacttcctgtgtgtgtgtgtgtgtgtgtgtgtgtgcagctgctctcagtgtgtgtctgatcaGTGTCAGCTGTTGGATCGTCTCCCGTCTCTCTGTCTGGAGGAGCTCCTCTcctacagcagcagcctcagctccTTCTACCACCTCAACCACACCTACACGCCG AGTCCGGAACACCTGCACAATCTCCACCCATCACCCAGCAACCTGCCCCAACCAG AACCCAGTGAGCGGAAACCAGAGGCGATGACAGGGAACCAACCAATCAGCTCTCAGAATGACACTGACCCTGCCCAGCCCCCTCAGGATTGGCTGACTCAA gcggAGTCCCCGTTGCTGGATCTATGTGAcatcagcagtgatgtcatatTTGCATCATCAAGGGGCGTGGTCTATAGTGGCCCTGCGTTCAGATGCCAAGCCTTCGACCTGCCAGACCACCTGCAACACGAAACACACCTGAGCCTGTTTCCTGTGGAGCTGCTCACCCACACACtcagcag GATGCGAACTCTGTTCTTGGACCACCTGGAGCTGCACGTCCAGGATGTCCTCAGCTCAGCTGTTGCCACGGTGACGGACAGAAAGGAGGTGGTGCGTTTGGAGCAGGAGCTCCAACTGAAGCAGCTGAACCCCCAATACATCCAGACCCACATATACCAAACCCGCctgg CTGAGCTGCAGATCCACAGACAGCGAGTGGATGATCACTGTGAGGAGGTGCTCAATGTGTTGACCTCCTGCAGGGTGGaactgcaggagctgcaggccTCCATCAGCAGGAAGAACCAGGAGTTCACTGTCCTTCTGTCCAACATGGAGCACAATGTcctgacagctgacagcagaaaATG TGTGGAGGCTGTGAGCTCCACCCTGCAGGACTATCTGGATCGACATATCAAAGAGACTCAGAGCTGTGAGACCGCCTTCAGACAGACGGTTCAGACCAGGTTGAGGGGGGTCAGAGACAGAACAACACAACTCCTCAACTCCTTCAG GTTGTTTAGTGAAGGAGGTGATTTTGCCCCTCGGGAGGTGAAGTCGTTTCAGAGGAGGCTGAGGGAGGAAACCAAACAGATCAGCGTGACAGAGGAGTCCATCCAATCTGAACTGGAGGTGTTTGAGTCCAGGAGCTTACAGCAG GTGAGGGAGGCGTCTGGTCGCTTTGAGGAGAAACTCTCCTCCCTGAAGTCTGAGCTGAATTTCACTGAGGAGATCCAGAGAGTCATCAGCAGCACTCAAGTTCACATCAAGGCTGAG GCAGCCAGCAGTAACCATCAGCAGTCCACCATCGACAGCAGGCTGGAGGATCTCAGGAGGACAATGGACAGTTCACAG GTATGTCCCCAACAGGTGTGTTCTGTCCTGTCATCAGTCAGTGAAGAGCTGCTGAAGCGCTGTCAGTATCTGGACTTCTCACTG GAAAGACGTACAGCTCATCCTAAACCCAGGAAGCAGGTCCGGTCAGCTCCGCCTCCTGGCTTACTGCAGCCGAGCAGGACAAGTGTGGACCTCCTCTGTGACCCCATGGTGGGTGTTATCAAGTCTCTGAACAG GGTCTGTGTGATCCAGGACGCTGCACCAGAAGCAGATGAGCgaggacaaacagcagctg gtcagGGTCCTGTCCAGCATCCTCACCAGAGGCGTCCCGAGTCTGTGACTGCGGTCAGGGGCTGCAGGTCCATCAGGACTGAAAGAAGGTTCCAGGCGTTTGGAGCAGAACCAGAACCTGAAGAGAACACACA CTCTTTCAGCTCCACAGTGAGGTCTCTGTTGTGGAAAGCTAATGATGTCCTCCTGTCAGTTGCCGAG GACTTCTACCGGGGCGAGCGCTCTGGTCCCGGCAGGTTCCTGCTGCTTCCTGACACTTTGGACCAATGGGCTGAGAGCATGCAGCAGAGGCTGCTGGGATACCAGGAACAAGCCAGGACGTTTCTGAGCACGAGCAGAGAGG AGTTGGTGAACCAGCTGTCTGTGTTGGACGAGCTGCGGCGTTTGTTACCCGCAGTGTTGATCAGTAGCCATGAGCGACAGCAGGAGGCGGAGCTGAGAGTGGAGGTGGGCGGAGTCAGACTGAAACTGGAGGAGAAACTGGCAGCCAGCGAGAAAGAGAAG CGTGAGAATGTCCGTCAGCTGCGAGCGTCTCTGAGGGACGACGAGCTTCACGCTctgaacagcagagaggagctcagacagcagcagctgcacggCACCATCTGCTGCGCACACCTGGAACTACAG gAGTGTGTGCGAATCAGAGGGGAGAAGCTTCAGACATCACTGGCCTCTCTGACACAGAACCTGTTCTATCAGCTGGGCAGCTTGCTCACACCTGCAG AAACTGAGGCAGTGACGTCGCCGCAGCACTCTGGAGACAGCACCTTTACCACGGAGACTGACGCAGGACAGAAACCTCATCCGGTCAGCAG GATCTCGTCTGGTATCTCAGACTTCTTACCTTCCACTGACAGCACTGCTGACCAATCATCCAGTGTTaccacagcaacagctgcaTCCATCACTATGACCAGGTGCACCCCAGGACAACTGGCTGTTTTAGAACagagagatgctgctgtgaag aggtcTGAGCAGCTGTTCAGGTCAGAGctgtcacagtcacatgacGACAAGCAAAGACGACTGAGAGAACTGCAGAGCTGGAACACACACTGGAGGCAGCAGatacacactctgacacacactacACTGAAGTGA